The proteins below are encoded in one region of Chrysemys picta bellii isolate R12L10 chromosome 4, ASM1138683v2, whole genome shotgun sequence:
- the LOC135983031 gene encoding alpha-mannosidase 2C1-like has translation MDLSEHGFGVALLNDCKYGASVHKNVMSLSLLRAPKSPDATADIGPHEFTYAVMPHRGSFQEAGVIHYAYNLNFPLHTVPAVSAQCPAWSAFSVHSPAVVLETVKQAEDRLDGLVVRLYESHGSTVVTWLQTSLPVKEAISCDLLERPDLSSHLPLEEHGLKLSFTPFQVRSVLLILRQ, from the exons ATGGACCTGTCTGAGCACGGCTTCGGGGTGGCATTGCTGAACGACTGCAAATACGGCGCGTCGGTGCACAAGAACGTGATGAGCCTCTCGCT GCTGAGAGCGCCAAAGTCACCAGATGCCACTGCAGATATTGGACCCCATGAGTTCACCTATGCCGTGATGCCTCACAGGG GTTCCTTCCAGGAGGCGGGTGTGATCCATTATGCTTACAACTTGAACTTCCCTCTGCACACCGTGCCAGCTGTGTCAGCGCAGTGTCCAGCCTGGAGTGCCTTCTCTGTGCATTCACCAGCTGTTGTGCTAGAAACCGTCAAACAG GCTGAGGACAGGCTGGACGGGCTGGTGGTCAGGCTGTATGAGTCACATGGCAGCACTGTGGTCACGTGGCTCCAGACCTCCCTTCCTGTGAAGGAAGCAATCAG ctgtgACCTCCTGGAACGGCCAGACCTGAGCAGCCATCTGCCGCTAGAGGAGCATGGCCTGAAGCTTTCTTTTACGCCATTCCAAGTGCGCTCTGTCCTCTTGATCTTGAGGCAGTAA